One region of Pelorhabdus rhamnosifermentans genomic DNA includes:
- a CDS encoding carbohydrate ABC transporter permease: protein MSFRHFSTKVFRTIINTLLILIFFFPFYWMVVTSFKTLGATVLFPPELIPSSLQVQSYLDAFHAIPFLHFLVNSLIVTFSVLVLQTLTIVPAAYAFARYSFKGKRILFGIAMLSMMIPAQLTFLPLFIMFSKLGLINSYASLILPFASSAFGVFMLRQTFKQIPSELIEAARLDHASEFRMLCKIFLPFAKPTLVTLGMLAFISTWNDYFWPLVLTTSDAVRTLPVGIASLRNIESGIYYNTMMAGNIMLILPIIVVFLYAQKQIIRAFTYMGGK from the coding sequence ATGTCTTTTCGTCATTTTTCCACCAAAGTTTTTCGCACAATAATCAATACGCTGCTCATCCTGATTTTCTTCTTTCCCTTTTACTGGATGGTCGTAACTTCCTTCAAAACCTTAGGTGCAACGGTACTTTTCCCGCCAGAACTGATTCCTTCATCCCTGCAAGTACAAAGCTACCTTGATGCTTTTCATGCTATACCGTTCTTGCATTTCCTCGTCAATTCATTGATTGTTACATTTTCGGTGTTGGTCTTGCAAACCCTTACCATTGTTCCTGCTGCTTATGCTTTTGCCCGCTATTCCTTTAAAGGAAAGCGTATTTTATTTGGCATAGCGATGCTATCGATGATGATTCCTGCCCAATTGACCTTCTTACCTCTCTTCATCATGTTTTCCAAATTGGGTCTGATCAACAGCTACGCCTCACTCATTCTGCCTTTTGCTTCGAGTGCATTTGGTGTATTTATGCTGCGGCAGACCTTTAAACAAATTCCCTCGGAACTTATCGAAGCCGCACGACTTGATCATGCCAGTGAATTTCGTATGCTCTGCAAAATTTTTTTGCCGTTTGCCAAACCGACTTTGGTTACTTTAGGCATGCTGGCTTTTATTTCTACTTGGAACGACTATTTCTGGCCGCTCGTACTCACCACCAGTGATGCGGTCCGTACCCTACCCGTTGGCATTGCTTCTCTACGCAATATCGAATCAGGCATCTATTATAACACCATGATGGCAGGCAACATCATGCTCATCCTGCCAATCATCGTAGTTTTTCTTTATGCACAAAAGCAAATTATCCGAGCCTTTACCTATATGGGCGGCAAATAA
- a CDS encoding carbohydrate ABC transporter permease, with product MLKEAIAISLMKKKNVSVAHDGIKLGKVWRMSKPYLFIAPAICIFLVFSIYPAISIVDLSFYHWNLVSPSKEFIGLGNYINLFHDPDFFQILRNTIFYTIGTVSISLSLSLLLAVYLKQDTQMNKILQRIIFSPYIVSLSSVAFLWMWLMNTDIGLLNYILSLLGIDKVDWLGNTSLALFSLVLISVWKTAGYNTLIILAALQTIPKYLYEAAALDHAGTICTFRKITLPLLSPTLFFLTIVDIISSFKVFETIQIMTDGGPQNATNTLVFAIYEYGFKFYKIGYASAIGVILLIIISIFTALYFRGLSHKVHYCG from the coding sequence GTGTTGAAAGAAGCGATTGCTATTTCTTTGATGAAAAAGAAAAACGTATCCGTTGCTCATGATGGGATCAAATTAGGAAAAGTTTGGCGAATGAGCAAACCTTATCTCTTTATCGCTCCAGCCATATGCATTTTCCTTGTCTTTTCCATCTATCCCGCGATCAGCATCGTCGATTTAAGCTTTTACCATTGGAATTTAGTCTCCCCAAGCAAAGAATTTATCGGCCTTGGCAATTACATCAATCTGTTCCACGATCCGGATTTTTTTCAGATTCTGCGCAATACGATTTTCTACACCATCGGCACAGTAAGCATAAGTTTATCGCTGAGTTTGCTGTTGGCGGTATATCTTAAACAGGATACACAAATGAATAAGATCCTGCAGCGCATTATCTTTTCTCCGTATATCGTCTCCCTCTCCTCCGTTGCCTTTCTTTGGATGTGGCTTATGAATACGGATATCGGGCTTCTGAACTATATCCTATCTCTTTTGGGCATAGACAAAGTCGATTGGCTGGGCAACACGAGCCTAGCCTTGTTTTCACTCGTATTGATTTCCGTATGGAAAACAGCCGGCTATAATACTCTCATCATACTCGCCGCCTTGCAGACAATTCCCAAATATCTCTACGAAGCAGCGGCGCTTGATCATGCAGGCACGATCTGCACCTTCCGAAAAATCACTTTGCCGTTGCTTTCACCAACGCTCTTTTTTCTCACCATTGTCGATATCATCAGCTCCTTTAAAGTATTTGAAACAATCCAGATCATGACAGACGGCGGACCGCAAAATGCAACGAATACCTTGGTCTTTGCCATCTACGAATACGGCTTCAAATTTTACAAAATCGGTTATGCTTCAGCCATTGGCGTAATATTACTTATCATCATCAGCATATTTACCGCACTTTATTTCCGCGGCTTATCTCATAAAGTACACTATTGCGGATAA
- a CDS encoding ABC transporter ATP-binding protein, with translation MSEICFKNVDKSYDGKDFIIKNLNLVIPDGSFTVLVGPSGCGKSTTLRMIAGLENLTNGELFLDNLRMNEAPPEERDIAMVFQNFALYPTMSVKENIEFGLINRKIPADIRKNLIADVVEIVHLQDYLHKKPGELSGGQRQRVALARAMVKKPKVFLMDEPLSNLDASLRNKMRTELIELHKRLKTTFVYVTHDQTEAMSMATDIVLMCEGRIQQKDKPLKIYRDPNNIFTAQFIGTPTMNMLPIENGLSKKPFPPTAKYMGFRPSRVQLVEDAIQQRLPIEFQGKIITREFFGSEIIYRIQTTSGILSFKTFHQEELPLDKEVHLCVERSDCYFFDEKEKRIRCS, from the coding sequence ATGTCAGAAATCTGCTTCAAAAATGTTGACAAAAGCTATGATGGCAAAGATTTTATCATCAAAAATCTAAATCTTGTTATTCCTGATGGCAGTTTCACTGTTCTCGTCGGTCCAAGCGGCTGCGGTAAGTCTACGACCTTACGCATGATTGCTGGTCTGGAAAATTTAACAAACGGTGAACTTTTTCTTGATAATCTCCGCATGAACGAGGCACCACCAGAAGAGCGTGATATCGCTATGGTTTTTCAGAATTTTGCCCTCTATCCAACAATGAGCGTCAAAGAAAATATTGAATTTGGCCTGATCAACCGCAAGATTCCTGCTGATATCCGAAAAAATCTCATCGCGGATGTAGTTGAAATCGTTCATCTTCAAGATTATCTGCACAAAAAACCCGGCGAACTTTCCGGTGGACAGCGTCAACGAGTTGCCTTGGCCCGCGCCATGGTGAAAAAACCAAAAGTCTTTCTTATGGATGAACCACTAAGCAATCTTGATGCCAGTCTGCGCAATAAAATGCGCACGGAGCTCATCGAATTACATAAACGTCTCAAAACAACCTTCGTCTATGTCACACACGATCAAACAGAAGCCATGTCCATGGCAACAGATATCGTGCTCATGTGTGAAGGACGCATCCAGCAAAAAGATAAACCTTTGAAAATCTACCGTGATCCCAACAATATTTTTACAGCACAATTCATCGGAACACCTACGATGAACATGTTGCCGATTGAAAACGGACTTTCCAAGAAACCTTTTCCCCCAACAGCTAAATATATGGGCTTCCGCCCCTCACGTGTCCAACTTGTTGAAGATGCAATCCAACAGCGCTTGCCCATTGAATTCCAAGGAAAAATCATCACCCGCGAGTTTTTCGGCAGTGAAATCATTTACCGTATCCAAACAACTTCCGGTATTTTATCCTTCAAAACTTTTCATCAGGAAGAATTACCTCTAGATAAGGAGGTCCATCTTTGTGTTGAAAGAAGCGATTGCTATTTCTTTGATGAAAAAGAAAAACGTATCCGTTGCTCATGA